The following are from one region of the Phormidium sp. PBR-2020 genome:
- a CDS encoding FtsW/RodA/SpoVE family cell cycle protein — translation MKLWSLIPLYDDSVSQWSWEARLLRWLTFVWLGVGLLILFSASYPSAALELGDGAYYFKRQLLWLVVGLVVFNTVVHTPLHRCLAIARWGVLILLGLLLLILVPGLGTTVNGATRWISIGFIPIQPSELIKPFLILQGAIVFGRWNRLSVGQRLFWLGILILILGCVILQPNLSTTAMCGMMLWLMALAAGIPYRILLGTAGGGVLLAGLSLSFKAYQRRRVLSFLNPWDAVSGDGYQLVQSLLAVGSGGVWGNGYGMSQQKLFYLPIQDSDFIFAVFAEEFGFVGSLGLILFLIAYGTLALRVAMNARNLLSQLVAIGVMVALVGQSFINIAVATGTLPTTGLPLPLFSYGGSSAIASLMAAGLLVRVAREGSQAQVISLSPQPTPSGRPVKKANKYRRPSSTT, via the coding sequence GTGAAGTTATGGTCTTTGATACCCCTATACGACGACTCCGTGAGTCAATGGAGTTGGGAAGCCCGGCTGTTGCGTTGGCTCACCTTTGTTTGGCTCGGGGTTGGCTTACTGATTCTGTTTTCCGCCTCCTATCCGAGTGCCGCTTTAGAACTCGGAGATGGAGCCTACTACTTTAAACGTCAACTGCTGTGGCTTGTGGTGGGGTTGGTGGTGTTTAACACCGTCGTCCATACCCCTCTCCATCGCTGTTTGGCGATCGCCCGTTGGGGCGTCTTAATCCTACTCGGGTTGCTGCTGTTGATTTTAGTCCCCGGCTTGGGAACCACCGTCAACGGGGCAACCCGCTGGATTTCTATTGGGTTTATTCCTATTCAACCCTCAGAACTCATCAAACCTTTCTTGATTTTGCAAGGGGCGATCGTCTTTGGCCGCTGGAACCGTCTTTCCGTCGGCCAACGACTGTTTTGGCTGGGCATCTTGATCCTTATCCTCGGCTGTGTCATCTTACAGCCCAACCTGAGCACCACTGCTATGTGTGGCATGATGTTGTGGCTGATGGCCTTGGCCGCCGGGATTCCCTATCGCATTCTTCTGGGAACTGCCGGCGGCGGGGTTCTGCTGGCGGGCCTGAGTTTAAGCTTCAAAGCCTACCAACGGCGGCGAGTCTTATCCTTTCTCAATCCCTGGGATGCCGTCAGTGGCGATGGCTATCAACTGGTTCAAAGCTTACTAGCCGTCGGTTCAGGAGGAGTTTGGGGCAACGGCTATGGTATGTCTCAACAAAAACTATTTTATCTACCGATTCAAGATAGTGACTTTATCTTTGCGGTTTTTGCCGAAGAATTTGGCTTTGTCGGTAGTCTGGGACTCATTTTGTTTCTCATCGCCTATGGCACTTTAGCCCTACGAGTGGCGATGAACGCTCGTAACCTACTCTCTCAACTCGTCGCCATCGGAGTCATGGTGGCTTTAGTGGGCCAATCTTTTATCAACATTGCCGTGGCTACGGGAACCTTACCCACCACGGGCCTCCCTTTACCCCTCTTTAGTTATGGGGGCAGTTCGGCTATTGCCAGCCTGATGGCAGCGGGGCTACTGGTTCGGGTGGCTCGGGAAGGCAGTCAGGCCCAGGTCATTTCTCTGTCCCCCCAGCCGACTCCCTCGGGCCGCCCTGTAAAGAAAGCTAACAAATATCGCCGCCCTTCCAGCACAACCTGA
- the sds gene encoding solanesyl diphosphate synthase, which yields MTSVTALFSPVEDDLRVLNQNLRQLIGARHPILSAAADRLFQAGGKQLRPAIVLLVSRATVGDGDITPRHRRLAEIAEMIHTASLIHDDVLDESDVRRGIPTVHSSFGNRIAVLAGDFLFAQSSWYLANLDHLEVVKLLSQVIMDLAEGEIQQGLSHFDTDLSLEDYLHKSYYKTGSLIANSSKAAALLSGVSDELAEHIYQFGRNIGLAFQIVDDILDFTESSETLGKPAASDLRSGNLTAPALYAMAKQPQLVSLISREFSEEGDVEQAITLIHESDSISQSRELAAEHTRVAVEHLSHLPPSEAHQCLSRLADYLLSRCY from the coding sequence ATGACCTCAGTTACCGCCCTTTTTTCTCCCGTTGAAGACGACCTGCGCGTTCTCAACCAAAACCTGAGACAGCTCATTGGAGCGCGTCATCCCATCTTGTCTGCGGCTGCTGATCGTTTATTTCAGGCGGGAGGAAAGCAACTGAGACCCGCGATCGTCCTCCTGGTTTCACGAGCCACCGTTGGCGACGGGGATATCACCCCGCGACACCGACGGCTCGCCGAAATCGCTGAAATGATCCACACCGCTAGTCTGATCCATGACGATGTCTTAGACGAATCTGACGTGCGACGGGGCATTCCCACCGTTCACAGCAGTTTTGGCAACCGCATTGCCGTCTTAGCCGGAGACTTTCTCTTTGCCCAGTCCTCCTGGTATCTAGCCAACCTCGATCACTTAGAAGTGGTGAAACTCCTCTCCCAAGTGATCATGGATTTAGCCGAAGGCGAGATCCAGCAGGGCCTCAGTCACTTTGACACCGACCTGTCCTTGGAAGACTATTTGCATAAAAGCTACTACAAAACCGGTTCTCTGATTGCCAACAGTAGTAAAGCCGCTGCCCTACTCAGTGGTGTCAGTGACGAGTTAGCCGAACATATTTATCAGTTCGGACGTAACATTGGCCTGGCCTTCCAAATCGTCGATGACATTCTCGACTTCACCGAATCCAGTGAAACCCTAGGGAAGCCTGCCGCCTCTGACTTACGCAGCGGCAACCTCACGGCTCCGGCACTCTATGCGATGGCCAAGCAGCCGCAACTGGTGAGCTTAATCAGTCGCGAGTTTTCCGAAGAGGGGGATGTCGAACAAGCCATTACCCTGATTCACGAGAGTGACAGCATCAGCCAGTCCCGAGAATTAGCCGCTGAGCATACCCGAGTGGCCGTGGAGCATCTGAGTCATCTGCCGCCGTCGGAGGCCCATCAATGTCTCAGTCGTTTGGCCGACTATCTGCTCAGCCGCTGCTACTAA